One region of Ananas comosus cultivar F153 linkage group 9, ASM154086v1, whole genome shotgun sequence genomic DNA includes:
- the LOC109715761 gene encoding mannose-P-dolichol utilization defect 1 protein homolog 2 produces the protein MGMEMEMEILGMNFTCVVGAVSAGQIPARDCVLPLVSKLLGYCIVAASTTVKLPQIMKILKHSSVRGLSVAAFELEVVGYTIALAYCVHKGLPFSAYGELAFLLIQAIILVAIIYYYSQPVGTTTWIRALLYCAVAPTILGGQIDPFLFEALYASQHAIFFCARVPQIWKNYTNKSTGELSFLTCFMNFAGSIVRVFTSIQEKAPVSVIAGSLLGIVMNGTILSQILVYQKAPAKKEKKVE, from the exons ATGgggatggagatggagatggagatatTGGGGATGAACTTCACGTGCGTGGTGGGGGCGGTGTCGGCGGGGCAGATCCCGGCGAGGGATTGCGTGCTCCCCCTCGTCTCCAAGCTCCTCGGCTACTGCATCGTCGCCGCATCCACCACCGTCAAGCTCCCCCAG ataatgaaaattttgaagcaCAGTAGTGTCAGGGGACTTAGTGTTGCAGCCTTTGAGCTTGAAGTTGTCGGCTATACAATTGCTTTGGCGTATTGTGTTCACAAAGGGCTACCATTTTCAGCTTATGGTGAACTTGCATTTCTCTTAATTCAAG CAATAATATTAGTTGCAATCATTTACTACTACTCCCAGCCTGTTGGAACCACAACATGGATTAGGGCTTTGCT ATATTGTGCTGTAGCACCAACCATCTTAGGTGGCCAAATTGATCCATTTCTTTTTGAAGCCCTATAT GCTTCTCaacatgctatctttttctGCGCTAGAGTTCCACAAATTTGGAAGAACTACACC AATAAGAGCACTGGGGAGCTCAGTTTCTTGACTTGTTTCATGAACTTTGCTGGATCCATTG TGAGAGTATTCACGAGTATTCAGGAGAAGGCTCCAGTAAGTG TGATTGCGGGTTCCCTCCTCGGTATCGTGATGAACGGCACGATCTTAAGTCAGATACTTGTTTACCAAAAGGCCCctgcaaagaaagaaaagaaagtggaGTAA